Proteins encoded together in one Thamnophis elegans isolate rThaEle1 chromosome 10, rThaEle1.pri, whole genome shotgun sequence window:
- the LOC116513678 gene encoding transcription cofactor HES-6-like — translation MAPSFFSKKPRSSRDEEDFSQARGDRKARKPLVEKKRRARINESLQELRLILSETEFQTKMENAEVLELTVKRVQGVLQSRSLDGDKMQREASERFAAGYIQCMHEVHTFVSSCPGIDSTIAAELLNHLLESMPLNEGSFQDLIVDVLSDPSISQWPSGDGPSQMPGSSHGTLSMSSLTSPLPSPSSSEEICSDLEDTEAEQSHISLDGLDRSRSQNVPSSSLSKSLWRPW, via the exons atggctccttcctttttctccaaaAAACCCCGATCGAGCCGGGACGAGGAGGATTTCTCCCAGGCCAGAGGAGATAGGAAG GCAAGGAAGCCGCTGGTGGAGAAGAAGCGGCGAGCGCGAATCAACGAAAGCCTGCAGGAGCTGCGTCTGATCTTGTCGGAAACCGAG TTCCAGACGAAGATGGAGAACGCCGAGGTGCTGGAGCTGACGGTGAAGCGAGTGCAGGGAGTCTTGCAGAGCAGGTCGCTAG ATGGTGACAAAATGCAACGAGAGGCCAGTGAACGCTTTGCAGCTGGATATATTCAATGCATGCATGAAGTTCATACATTTGTCTCCAGTTGTCCTGGGATTGATTCTACCATTGCAGCAGAGCTCTTGAATCACCTTTTGGAGTCAATGCCGCTGAACGAAGGCAGTTTTCAAGATCTGATTGTGGATGTCTTATCAGATCCCTCCATCAGCCAGTGGCCAAGTGGAGATGGGCCTTCTCAAATGCCTGGAAGTTCACATGGAACTTTAAGCATGTCCAGTCTCACTTCACCTCTTCCTTCACCTTCCTCCAGTGAAGAGATTTGCTCAGATCTGGAAGACACAGAGGCAGAGCAAAGCCACATCTCTTTGGATGGACTGGACAGGTCTAGGAGTCAAAATGTGCCTTCCTCCAGCCTTTCCAAATCTTTGTGGAGACCATGGTAA